The Candida albicans SC5314 chromosome 5, complete sequence genome includes a region encoding these proteins:
- the FAV2 gene encoding Fav2p (Adhesin-like protein; induced by mating factor in MTLa/a opaque cells, in cyr1 null, in filaments; regulated by Nrg1, Rfg1, Tup1, Tec1, Efg1, Ntd80, Rob1, Brg1; induced in oralpharyngeal candidasis; Spider biofilm induced), whose product MSSSSSLPSQLVLDGSASTTATVTPSLTDLQAATQANADKNSQATIASDSVQTISASVTSQLVYASVSSQLTNAIGSFTASSDVKTLTLSSASSASSSKSSGSSNASASVNANSGNSIDLKKVKYGIILSSITVLSFICSF is encoded by the coding sequence atgtcTAGTTCATCTTCTTTGCCATCCCAATTAGTTTTAGACGGTTCAGCTAGTACGACAGCCACAGTCACACCTTCTTTAACCGATTTACAAGCTGCCACTCAAGCTAATGCCGATAAAAACAGTCAAGCTACTATTGCTAGTGATTCCGTCCAAACAATAAGTGCATCAGTGACTTCCCAATTAGTATACGCAAGTGTATCTTCCCAATTAACAAATGCCATAGGTTCATTCACAGCTAGTTCAGATGTCAAAACTTTGACACTTTCTTCAGCATCATCCGCATCATCTTCTAAAAGTTCTGGCTCATCAAATGCTTCAGCTAGTGTTAATGCTAATTCAGGAAACTCtatagatttgaaaaaagtcAAATACGGAATAATATTGTCTAGTATTACTGTGTTATCTTTTATATGCTCATTTTAA
- the MTR10 gene encoding Mtr10p (Putative importin; member of a family of fungal-specific nuclear importins; Mig1-regulated), whose protein sequence is MSSDTIAQLNSALVTMYSNVPQQEKMTATHYLEEFQKSQQAWDIVHQILNDENNGNSNIQLKIFAAQTLRSKIIYDLSAQFPESNFENLKNSLLEILSKYTAPNQKLIRTQLSIALSHFALQYLSWRNALSEIINKLSSSETLLPVLLEFLKILPEELSDVKKTNLTDSEFNQRTQELISDNVEQVMMILKNLTESNTNNNASMNSSILDCLNSWIKECAVEQVLQINSLVSLVFQSLSNDQTFEKAIECLVTIIRETRDIDNYEIIDALYQQVLQLNKYMHENTPDKLEDPEYVDGLTRLYVECGESWHVLIGKNPAHFKPLVLIILECTKYDEDLDIVKYTFQFWYQLKQLITLPKFQESKAVFGDIYLQLITVIIKHLTYPISGNDNDLFNGDKEQEDKFKEFRYEMGDVLKDCCAVAGATKALQVPFEQIQNIISNSQGHWQYLEAPLFSMRTMAKEVPLKENTILPTIMSYLVQLPEHPKIRYAATLVLGRYTEWTSKHPEFLEPQLNYITKGFEVADKNNDIIMATSHALMYFCQDCSEFLVNYLEQLYMLYGQVKDQMDLESNYELADGLAHVIAKVPIDSLYKTTEMFIEPTMNYLSKVLAENPTDESNKLIADQIEVISIFIEVLKCPDSDWEKPKYPVAGLFVDKIWPLTTQILSKFGSSVIVSERCMKLLKNAIKSFGLFLSSILPDLANLLHQGLQSTQFGCYIWVTGVLIREFGDEYSPEAIKNAVYEFGLQQSLTVFDLLFSKSEEQLKQIPDVIEDFFHMINDLLMFYPFQLIPKFDILKNVFKVVDLTLSYVNEFEPIISCIHFMIDLISWGLPNPPISLFDMGDTSPLREAVQQFLLIDNQGGELLRVTLNGILFKFHNDIQQDANDLMLKILIVVPNNDTALGWLKQVVEALPNVNEKETGRLLNTVKVALPNKDNRRVRSALRDFINWYSRRNVTPRSEF, encoded by the coding sequence atGTCTTCTGATACTATAGCACAATTAAATTCAGCATTGGTGACAATGTATTCCAATGTTCCTCAACAGGAAAAAATGACGGCGACTCATTATTTGGaagaatttcaaaaatcaCAACAAGCATGGGATATAgttcatcaaattttaaatgatgaaaataatggcaattcaaatattcaattgaaaatatttgcTGCCCAAACATTACGATCGAAAATCATTTATGATTTATCAGCACAATTTCctgaatcaaattttgaaaatttgaaaaattcattattggaGATATTGAGTAAATATACTGctccaaatcaaaaattgattcgGACTCAATTATCCATTGCATTATCTCATTTTGCATTACAATATTTATCTTGGAGAAATGCACTTTcagaaatcattaataaattatcatcacTGGAAACTTTATTGCCGGTTTTACTAgagtttttgaaaattttacCTGAAGAATTATCCGATGTGAAAAAAACCAATTTAACCGATTCTGAATTCAATCAAAGAActcaagaattgatttcGGATAATGTTGAACAAGttatgatgattttgaaaaatttgacgGAATCAAACACCAATAACAATGCATCAATGAATTCATCCATTTTAGATTGTCTAAATAGTTGGATTAAAGAATGTGCCGTGGAACAAGTTTTACAAATAAAttctttggtttctttGGTATTTCAAAGTTTATCAAATGATCAAACATTTGAAAAGGCTATTGAATGTTTAGTCACCATCATTCGTGAAACTAGAGATATTGATAACTATGAAATCATTGATGCTTTGTATCAACAAGttttacaattgaataaatacATGCATGAAAACACACCTGACAAATTAGAGGATCCAGAGTACGTGGATGGTTTAACCAGATTATACGTTGAGTGTGGAGAATCATGGCATGTTTTGATTGGGAAAAATCCTGCCCATTTCAAACCTTTAGTGTTGATTATTTTAGAGTGTACAAAATACGATGAAGATTTGGATATTGTGAAATATACTTTCCAATTTTGgtatcaattgaaacagTTGATCACTTTGCCTAAATTCCAAGAGTCTAAAGCTGTATTTGGTGATATTTATTTACAATTAATTACCGTGATCATTAAACATTTGACATATCCAATAAGTGgcaatgataatgatttattcaatggtgacaaagaacaagaagataAATTCAAGGAGTTTAGATACGAAATGGGTGATGTGTTGAAAGATTGTTGTGCAGTTGCCGGAGCCACCAAGGCGTTACAAGTGCcatttgaacaaattcaaaatataatttccaattccCAGGGACATTGGCAATATTTGGAAGCACctttattttcaatgaGAACTATGGCTAAAGAGGTGCcattaaaagaaaacacTATCTTACCTACCATCATGTCTTATTTGGTTCAATTACCAGAACATCCAAAAATCAGATATGCGGCCACTTTAGTTTTGGGAAGATATACTGAATGGACATCTAAACATCCAGAATTTTTGGAACCACAATTGAACTACATTACCAAAGGGTTTGAAGTAGCCGATAAAAACAACGATATTATAATGGCTACATCTCATGCATTGATGTATTTCTGTCAAGATTGTTCTGAATTTCTCGTCAATTATTTGGAACAGTTATACATGTTATATGGACAAGTAAAAGATCAAATGGATTTGGAATCAAATTATGAATTAGCTGATGGGTTAGCTCATGTTATTGCTAAAGTCCCAATAGACAGTTTGTACAAGACCACAGAAATGTTTATTGAACCAACAATGAATTACTTGAGTAAAGTTTTAGCAGAAAATCCTACCGATgaatcaaacaaattgattgcTGATCAGATTGAAGTCATCAGTATATTTATTGAAGTTTTGAAATGTCCTGATTCTGATTGGGAAAAACCTAAATATCCAGTTGCTggtttatttgttgataaaatttGGCCATTGACTACTCAAATTTTAAGTAAATTTGGATCATCAGTTATCGTTAGTGAAAGGTGtatgaaattattgaaaaatgccATCAAATCATTTGGGTTATTTTTGAGTAGTATTTTACCAGATTTAGCTAATCTTCTACATCAAGGATTACAATCTACTCAATTTGGATGTTACATATGGGTAACTGGGGTTTTGATCAGAGAATTTGGTGATGAATATTCTCCTGAAGCAATTAAAAATGCTGTTTACGAATTTGGTTTACAACAGTCCTTGACAGTGtttgatttattgttttccaaatcggaagaacaattgaaacaaatcCCCGATGTTATTGAAGATTTTTTCCATATGatcaatgatttattaatgttTTATCCATTCCAATTGATTCCCAAATTTGACATTTTGAAAAACGTTTTCAAAGTTGTCGATTTGACATTATCTTAtgttaatgaatttgaaccAATAATATCGTGTATTCATTTTATGAtagatttgatttcttgggGGTTACCAAATCcaccaatttcattattcgATATGGGTGACACGTCACCTTTGAGAGAGGCGGTgcaacaatttttattaattgataatcaaGGAGGAGAATTATTGCGTGTTACATTGAATGgtattcttttcaaattccaTAATGATATTCAACAGGATGCCAATgatttgatgttgaaaatCTTAATTGTTGTGCCTAATAACGATACTGCATTAGGTTGGCTTAAACAAGTGGTTGAAGCATTACCAAATGTCAATGAAAAGGAAACTGGTAGATTATTAAATACTGTAAAAGTGGCTTTACCTAATAAAGACAACAGAAGAGTTAGATCAGCATTAAGAGATTTTATAAATTGGTATTCAAGAAGAAATGTGACTCCTAGATCAGAATTTTGA
- a CDS encoding uncharacterized protein (Protein of unknown function; Spider biofilm induced): MLSFKGWKVLLSIPIKLLAVLLKYPFAGGVNKKFKYDLLNSLKLILYRTALHMPVRESALLSIMSNHFIINKLIKNLYPTLTKLPSYGKKYDKQSYWLVKNRDRKPNDPILIFLHGGGYFFETMPCQIESLLSIYHVLDAPKRSSLSILVLDYKLASRGYKIPYQLTQLIETYTNLVKDGNTNMMLMGDSAGGNLALTFLQHLRLDHVNLPYPTSTILISPWVKLAPDEIQNTPGYSYHDNTPVDMIQVDFFRDVEKQNAILGDIEHTELTISPGNCLYRHEDWEDIPSLVEPGHSVFVIVGEHECFRDDVLEWCHFALKSPLTSQRDDSRGVFNPKIHEYIRNGNDFAYVEVVVEPWGVHDSVLYFENTIISKVKKNPKLKVNLLNSHEYFGFIKLVNFLNNVLPGSSQTKFV, from the coding sequence ATGCTTTCATTTAAAGGTTGGAAGGTTCTTCTCAGTATCCCTATTAAGTTATTGGCCGTCTTACTTAAATATCCATTTGCTGGAGGcgtaaataaaaaattcaaatatgaTTTACTCAATTCACTCAAGTTGATTCTTTATCGAACGGCTTTACATATGCCTGTTAGAGAAAGTGCGTTGTTGTCAATTATGTCAAACcattttatcattaataaattaatcaaaaatttgtaTCCTACATTGACAAAATTACCAAGCTATGGTAAAAAATACGATAAGCAAAGCTACTGGCTTGTGAAGAACAGAGACAGAAAACCAAATGATCcaatattgattttcttgCATGGTGGGgggtatttttttgaaacaatGCCCTGTCAGATTGAATCCCTATTGAGTATCTATCATGTGTTAGATGCACCAAAAAGAAGCAGTTTGTCAATATTAGTTTTGGATTACAAGCTAGCAAGTAGAGGATACAAAATCCCGTATCAACTTACCCAGTTGATTGAAACTTATACTAATTTGGTGAAGGATGGTAACACCAATATGATGCTAATGGGGGATTCTGCTGGAGGAAATTTAGCTCTAACGTTTTTGCAACACTTGAGATTAGACCATGTTAATTTGCCATATCCAACCAGTACCATATTGATTAGCCCTTGGGTGAAACTAGCACCTGACGAAATACAAAACACACCTGGGTATTCCTACCACGATAACACGCCGGTGGACATGATTCAGGTTGATTTCTTCAGAGATGTTGAGAAGCAAAATGCGATTTTGGGAGACATAGAACACACTGAATTGACTATATCACCAGGAAATTGTCTTTACCGACATGAAGACTGGGAGGATATTCCTTCATTGGTAGAACCTGGTCACTCAGTATTTGTTATTGTAGGTGAACATGAATGCTTTAGAGATGATGTTTTGGAATGGTGTCATTTTGCTTTGAAATCTCCTTTAACTTCACAAAGAGATGATTCTAGAGGTGTCTTTAACCCAAAGATTCATGAGTACATCAGAAATGGTAATGATTTTGCTTATGTTgaagtggtggtggagcCATGGGGTGTTCACGACTCAGTATtgtattttgaaaacacAATAATTTCCAAGGTTAagaaaaatccaaaattgaAGGTAAACTTATTAAATAGCCATGAATACTTTGGATTCATCAAACTTGTAAACTTCTTGAATAACGTACTTCCGGGAAGTtcacaaacaaaatttgtataa
- a CDS encoding uncharacterized protein (Ortholog of C. dubliniensis CD36 : Cd36_53470, Candida tenuis NRRL Y-1498 : CANTEDRAFT_93324, Spathaspora passalidarum NRRL Y-27907 : SPAPADRAFT_55715 and Candida tropicalis MYA-3404 : CTRG_05538), with amino-acid sequence MGYPSPLKVVTKKISPNVLTVSSPFSILNKLNVGARMVIFHYHGDIIIWSPLPYDKEILENAIAELTTEEYTVKYIFVINIEHNLCAEKYKQIYPNVKLIGPENTARCEINIPLTEDNALKIIKGNEGWGDLGISDKSIIDNFELIYNNAHKNRELVIYEKNDKLLLLADMIMNLGIHGTTTGEHVLEQYSPELGFPKGFNPHGGWSFLSRYLQPNSVVGKFLMNRLQKTRQTPEKTKKVMELINSWDYTTIIMVHGDLITKEAKRTLSDVHL; translated from the coding sequence aTGGGTTATCCATCACCATTGAAAGTGGTCACTAAAAAGATTTCACCAAATGTTTTAACTGTATCTTCccctttttcaattttgaataaattgaatgttGGTGCAAGAATGGTAATTTTCCATTATCATGGagacattattatttggtcACCATTGCCTTatgataaagaaattttagAAAATGCCATTGCCGAATTAACTACTGAAGAATATACCGTGAAATACATATTTGTGATCAATATTGAACATAATTTATGTgctgaaaaatataaacaaatctATCCCAATGTTAAATTAATTGGACCAGAAAATACTGCAAGATGTGAAATCAATATTCCGTTGACTGAAGATAATGCATTAAAGATTATTAAAGGTAATGAAGGTTGGGGTGATTTGGGAATTTCTGATAAAtctattattgataattttgaattgatttataataatgCTCATAAGAATAGAGAATTGGTGatttatgaaaaaaatgataagCTTCTTTTATTGGCAGATATGATTATGAATTTGGGGATTCATGGAACTACTACTGGTGAACATGTATTGGAACAATATTCTCCAGAATTAGGATTTCCTAAAGGTTTCAATCCTCATGGTGGTTGGTCATTCTTATCAAGATATCTTCAACCAAACAGTGTTGTTGGTAAATTTCTTATGAATAGGTTACAAAAGACTAGACAAACACCagaaaaaactaaaaaagtgatggaattgattaattcaTGGGATTACACTACTATCATTATGGTTCATGGGGATTTGATAACTAAAGAAGCCAAAAGAACGCTTTCTGATGTACATttgtag
- a CDS encoding uncharacterized protein (Protein of unknown function; induced by alpha pheromone in SpiderM medium; Spider biofilm induced) — protein sequence MSNESSLKASIRKINDNAVTISTPHTVFRILNFGARMSLINFDGNVIIYSPMKYDQEVFDKAIKVLFENQENPQYEVKYVIAANDEHNLWAHVYKEKFGSKIIAGENCKLKNNCKADHVVTSKIYNKVIKGSMWQDELNVSDPFMQSLELIGLGNHVIHDLELFDTTSKTLYVGDSIYNLGVPGTTSGNVILEQYSPELGYAKGYNPHGWFSFLTRYLQPDSIICRYLANYAAGTKTKEGKEAIQTVYNWDFDKLVMIHGNVIEKDGKDAWKKLFASSLV from the coding sequence ATGAGTAACGAATCATCTTTAAAAGCTTCAATcagaaaaataaatgacaATGCCGTCACAATTAGCACTCCTCACACTGTATTCCGAATCCTCAATTTTGGTGCAAGAATGagtttgatcaattttgatGGCAACGTTATAATTTATTCACCAATGAAGTATGACCAAGAAGTATTTGATAAGGCAATCAAagttttgtttgaaaatcaaGAGAACCCACAGTATGAAGTCAAGTATGTTATTGCTGCTAATGATGAACATAATTTATGGGCTCATGTctacaaagaaaaatttggtAGTAAAATCATTGCTGGAGAAAATtgcaaattgaaaaacaattgtAAAGCTGATCATGTTGTAACTTCAAAAATCTATAACAAGGTCATCAAAGGGTCAATGTGGCAAGACGAGTTGAACGTTTCTGATCCATTTATGCAAAGTTTGGAATTGATTGGTTTGGGGAATCATGTGATTCATGATCttgaattgtttgataCAACCAGCAAAACATTATACGTTGGTGATTCTATTTACAATTTAGGTGTTCCTGGTACAACTTCAGGAAATGTTATTTTGGAACAGTATTCACCAGAATTGGGTTATGCCAAAGGGTATAATCCACATGGATGGTTTTCATTCTTGACAAGATATTTGCAACCAGATTCAATCATATGTCGTTACCTTGCCAATTATGCTGCTGGaactaaaactaaagaaGGGAAGGAGGCAATTCAGACTGTTTATAATTGGGATTTTGACAAGTTGGTTATGATTCATGGAAATGTAATTGAAAAGGATGGGAAAGATGCCTGGAAAAAGTTATTTGCTAGCTCCCTTGTTTAG
- a CDS encoding uncharacterized protein (Protein of unknown function; flow model biofilm induced; Spider biofilm induced): protein MPTKLSNKYHDEIEQNGFTVVRNFLSPQEIEKYTKASEALVQYARDGNWPHVRTRGKQFPPWPKNFSPDIWGVSGLLHPDLGELSKPFHDLYSDEKLLNVVCDILLIEKTDLSMELLNMLINPLTDFELDWHRDTIKPEVTPEEEAEDLLKFPYAGAQFNLALTEDDCLIAIPGSHNRVRTTEEREKTIDPNRRKEFITGEIRVQLQPGDLVFYNNNILHRAAYSSKNKRLTLHGSYGNVNQGKSRAKGILQHGVAEWLPRLETKNTNLKMLQEKLLNLAKEFEGVELGYALDG from the coding sequence ATGCCAACAAaactttcaaataaatatcacgatgaaattgaacaaaacgGTTTCACTGTCGTTAGAAACTTTCTCCTGCcccaagaaattgaaaaatacaCTAAAGCATCTGAAGCTTTAGTTCAATATGCTCGTGACGGTAATTGGCCCCATGTTAGAACCAGAGGCAAGCAATTCCCACCATGGCCCAAAAATTTCAGTCCAGATATCTGGGGTGTTTCAGGGTTATTACATCCTGATTTGGGTGAGTTATCGAAACCATTCCACGATTTATATTCcgatgaaaaattattgaatgttGTTTGTGATATCTTGTTGATTGAGAAAACTGATTTATCCATGGAATTGTTAAATATGTTAATCAATCCATTAactgattttgaattagATTGGCATAGAGATACCATCAAACCAGAAGTTACCccagaagaagaagctgAAGACCTTTTAAAATTCCCATATGCTGGAGcacaattcaatttggcATTGACTGAAGATGATTGTTTAATTGCTATTCCTGGTTCCCATAATCGAGTTAGAACTACCGAGGAAAGAGAAAAGACAATTGACCCAAATAGACGTAAAGAGTTTATCACTGGGGAAATCAGAGTACAATTACAACCTGGTGATCTTGTAttctacaacaacaatattttgCACCGTGCTGCCTATTCAtcgaaaaataaaagattaACATTGCATGGATCTTATGGTAATGTTAACCAAGGTAAATCAAGAGCTAAAGGAATTTTACAGCATGGAGTTGCAGAATGGTTGCCAAGATtagaaactaaaaatacCAACTTGAAAATGTTGCAAGAAAAGCTTTTGAACTTGGCTAAGGAATTTGAAGGAGTTGAATTGGGTTATGCTTTAGATGGTTAA